A single window of Aphidius gifuensis isolate YNYX2018 linkage group LG1, ASM1490517v1, whole genome shotgun sequence DNA harbors:
- the LOC122860991 gene encoding UDP-glucosyltransferase 2-like has translation MIINKKHNYLSINIIFLLLLIFVELCYANDDLLNTKISNKKYRILGVFGHYGKSHFDVFKPLLEELANRGHDLTVISYFPRDNNSELLKNYKDIGLAGPDDKFLNIVDVKDIKHSPLTPILEVLYLNQLSAKSCTTTFKNKNVQKLIKSRDVKFDIVITETFNTDCHVAFSSHFNAPLIGISTHVLMPWTSSRMINPDNPSYVPSILTEYSTNMNFHQRMINSLIFVLSNFIYDTITTWKIQDIVDDAFGHDIGRLSDIAANTSAILVNTHYSLHGAKPDNPNIIEIGGIHIKPQNLPNDLKKILDNANEGVLYFSLGSMIKSSSMNNETLKEIFEVLGNIPQKVIWKFETDRFDWIPPNFIIRKWLPQSAILHHPNTKGYLGHGGLLGMNEGISGGVPMCLVPFYGDQFVNSAAAKKRGIAEIIEWKNLNAKTLKLAIDKIFNDTSYYENAKKLQKAWHDRPMTPLETAVWWVEFIARGNGNEYLKTSASSLNWYQRYLIDVGIVIIAITFFIISIMYYLLKILLRIFKYLLSSNAHDVKKTN, from the exons atgataattaataaaaaacataattatttatcaataaatataatttttttattattgttaatatttgttgaattatgtTATgcaaatgatgatttattaaatacaaaaatatcaaataaaaaatatcgaatacTTGGTGTTTTTGGTCATTATGGAAAGAGTCATTTTGATGTATTTAAACCATTGTTGGAAGAACTTGCAAATCGTGGACATGATCTAACAGTAATATCATATTTTCCAAGAGATAATAATTctgaattattgaaaaattataaagacaTTGGTCTTGCTGGACCAGATgataagtttttaaatattgttgatgttaaaGACATTAAACACAGTCCATTAACACCAATATTAGAAGTactatatttaaatcaactaAGTGCTAAAAGTTGCAcaacaacatttaaaaataaaaatgtacaaaaattgataaaatcaagagatgttaaatttgatattgtaATCACAGAGACATTTAATACTGATTGTCATGTTGCTTTTTCAAGTCATTTTAATGCTCCACTTATTGGTATCTCAACTCACGTactaa tgcCTTGGACAAGTAGCCGAATGATAAATCCTGATAATCCAAGTTATGTGCCATCAATATTAACAGAATACAGTACAAATATGAATTTTCATCAACGTatgataaattcattaatatttgtattatcaaattttatttatgatacaATAACCACTTGGAAAATTCaagatattgttgatgatgcatTTGGCCATGACATTGGACGTCTATCTGACATTGCTGCTAATACATCAGCAATTTTAGTAAATACACATTATTCACTTCATGGTGCCAAACCAGATAAtccaaatattattgaaattggtGGAATTCATATTAAGCCACaaaatttaccaaatgatttaaaaaaaattcttgataatGCCAATGAGGgtgttttgtattttagttTAGGCTCAATGATTAAATCTAGCTCTATGAATAATGAAACATTGAAAGAAATATTTGAAGTACTTGGTAATATACCACAAAAAGTTATTTGGAAATTTGAAACTGATCGTTTCGATTGGATACCGCCAAATTTTATCATTCGAAAATGGCTACCACAATCAGCAATATtac aTCACCCAAATACAAAGGGTTACTTGGGACATGGag gTTTACTTGGTATGAATGAAGGAATTTCAGGTGGTGTACCAATGTGTTTGGTACCATTTTATGGTGATCAATTTGTAAATTCAGCTGCTGCTAAAAAACGCGGTATTGCTGAAATAATTgaatggaaaaatttaaatgccaaaacattaaaattagcaattgataaaattttcaatgacacaag ttattatgaAAATGCAAAAAAGCTACAAAAAGCTTGGCATGATCGTCCAATGACACCGTTAGAAACAGCTGTCTGGTGGGTGGAATTTATTGCACGTGGTAATggtaatgaatatttaaaaacatccGCTTCGTCTTTAAATTGGTATCAACGATATCTAATTGATGTTggaattgttattattgctattactttttttatcatcagtaTAATGtactatttattaaaaatacttttgagaatatttaaatatttattgtcatcGAATGCTCATGacgttaaaaaaactaattaa
- the LOC122860996 gene encoding Y+L amino acid transporter 2 isoform X1: protein MSRKGSINRSIKNGETNPYDAVTTIDNGIDVDDGGDEIKLEAKMSLMNGVTVIVGSIIGSGIFVSPTGVLMHTGSVNVALMVWTASGIFSMVGAYCYAELGCMIKKSGADYAYIMETFGPFAAFIRLWVECMIVRPCSQAIVALTFSIYVLKPFFPDCTPPGDAARLLAAACICTLAFVNCWDVKWATRVQDIFTYAKLLALFVIIAAGAYQLYRGHTEHFTFEGTKTEVTSIALSFYSGLFAYNGWNYLNFIIEELKDPVKNLPKAIGISCALVTIVYVLTNVAFYTTLSIRDVLSSEAVAVTFANHLFGIMAWTIPVFVALSTFGAVNGILLTSSRLFYAGACQGQMPEILTMIQVTRLTPAPAVMCMALLSMIYLTSSDINALINYVGFATWLSIGVSVLCVPWLRYAQPNLPRPIKVNLAFPIFYIIATLFVTLVPMYASPVETAYGLLMIFSAVPVYLVFIAWKNKPRCFLNAVGAVTQFIQKVTVVVGPKTS, encoded by the exons ATGTCGAGAAAAGGAAGTATAAATAGAAGTATAAAAAATGGAGAAACAAATCCATATGATGCTGTGACAACAATTGATAATGgaattgatgttgatgatggaggtgatgaaataaaattagaagCTAAAATGTCATTAATGAATGGTGTAACAGTGATTGTTGGTTCAATAATTGGTTCTGGTATATTTGTAAGTCCAACTGGTGTATTAATGCACACAGGAAGTGTCAATGTTGCTCTAATGGTCTGGACAGCATCCGGAATATTTTCcatg GTTGGTGCTTATTGTTATGCTGAACTTGGttgtatgattaaaaaatcagGAGCTGATTATGCATATATTATGGAAACATTTGGACCATTTGCTGCATTTATTAGATTATGGGTAGAGTGTATGATTGTTAGACCATGCAGTCAAGCAATTGTTGCATTAACATTTAGTATTTATGTTCTTAAACCATTTTTTCCTGATTGTACACCACCTGGTGATGCTGCAAGACTTCTTGCTGCTGCTTGTATTT gtACACTTGCATTTGTTAATTGTTGGGATGTTAAATGGGCAACAAGAGTACAAGATATATTTACATACGCAAAACTTCTTGCTTTATTTGTCATAATTGCAGCTGGAGCATATCAATTATATCGag gacACACGGAACATTTTACTTTTGAAGGAACAAAAACTGAAGTAACATCAATAGCATTGAGCTTTTATTCTGGTCTATTTGCTTATAACGGTTggaattatttgaattttattattgaagaaCTCAAAGATCCAGTAAA aaatttaccAAAGGCAATTGGAATTTCCTGTGCTCTTGTTACGATTGTCTATGTTTTAACAAATGTCGCATTTTACACGACCCTGAGTATTCGAGATGTATTATCAAGTGAAGCTGTTGCAGTT ACATTTGCCAATCATTTGTTTGGCATAATGGCATGGACAATACCAGTATTTGTTGCACTTTCAACATTTGGAGCAGTCAATGGaattttattaacatcttCAAGATTATTTTATGCTGGTGCTTGTCAAGGTCAAATGCCAgaaattttaacaatgataCAAGTTACACGATTAACACCAGCACCAGCAGTTATGTGCATG gCATTGTTgtcaatgatttatttgacatCTTCAGACATCAATGCACTTATAAATTACGTTGGATTTGCCACCTGG ttgagTATTGGAGTATCAGTTTTGTGTGTACCTTGGTTACGATATGCACAACCAAATTTACCACGTCCTATCAAAGTTAATCTTGCTTTTccgatattttatattattgcaaCACTTTTTGTAACACTTGTGCCGATGTATGCAAGTCCAGTTGAGACTGCATATGGTCTTCTTATGATATTTTCAGCTGTTCCAGTATATCTTGTGTTTATTGCGTGGAAAAATAAACCTAGATGCTTCCTCAATGCTGTTG GCGCAGTGACCCAATTTATCCAGAAGGTGACAGTAGTCGTGGGACCAAAAACTTCATAA
- the LOC122860993 gene encoding lysyl oxidase homolog 2-like, which yields MKKKMKKFKLSIIILLIIFMVINVDGVHKKKGMRSRRTGKDIRRLKKKDGAVKLVGGKYNNEGNVEILHEGKWGNICDDEWDHLEATIVCRQLGFDGAIEATRNARFGQARRRFWLNNMFCDGTEQSLSKCRFDHWGNYNCDSSEAAGVICIDEERPKKTYDYQSKKSTINDSYKFVKLRLANGQNRNEGRVEIKLGNDDWGAVCGDGWSLLEAGVVCRQLNFGYASKAIQINYSNNQKLPISMSGIKCRGNEKSISDCLHDTIKQCPGNIENVASVICKWNIADLVVDHVELMRTAHLEDRELYKLQCAMEENCIGSQAYKIQRQSNDWHRETRRLLKFTAKILNSGTDDFRPNVPKKLWEWHMCHMHYHSMEVFATFDIIDSTGKRVAEGHKASFCLEDNQCMPGTIPRYKCANYGDQGIRVNCSDIYRYNIDCQWVDISELLPGQYTFKVAVNPEFKVGEMSFENNAADCKLLYTESFAIVHSCKLGRP from the exons atgaaaaaaaaaatgaaaaaatttaaattatcaattattattttattgataatatttatggtGATTAATGTTGATggtgtacataaaaaaaaaggaatgagATCTAGAAGAACTGGCAAAGATATAcgtagattaaaaaaaaaagatggtgCTGTTAAACTTGTTGgtggtaaatataataatgagg gaAATGTTGAGATTCTTCATGAAGGAAAATGGGGAAATATATGTGATGATGAATGGGATCATTTGGAGGCAACAATTGTATGTCGACAATTGGGTTTCGATGGGGCTATTGAAGCAACAAGAAATGCACGTTTTGGACAAGCACgaa gaCGATTTTGGTTAAACAATATGTTTTGTGATGGAACTGAACAATCATTGTCGAAATGTCGTTTTGATCATTGGGGAAATTATAATTGTGATAGTAGTGAAGCTGCTGGTGTTATTTGTATTGATGAAGAAAGaccaaaaaaaacatatgattatcaatcaaaaaaaagtaCCATAAATGATTCTtacaaatttgtaaaattacgTCTTGCAAATGGTCAAAATAGAAATGAAGGAAGAGTAGAAATAAAACTTGGAAATgatg ATTGGGGAGCTGTTTGTGGTGATGGATGGTCATTATTAGAAGCTGGTGTTGTTTGtcgtcaattaaattttggcTATGCATCAAAagcaatacaaataaattactcaaataatcaaaaattaccAATTTCCATGAGTGGAATTAAATGTCGTGGAAATGAAAAATCTATTTCTGATTGTTTGCATGATACAATTAAACAATGCccag gtaatattgaaaatgttgCAAGTGTTATTTGTAAATGGAATATAGCTGATTTAGTTGTTGATCATGTTGAATTAATGAGAACAGCTCATTTAGAAGACAgagaattatataaattacaatgtGCAATGGAAGAAAATTGTATTGGTTCACAAGCTTATAAAATCCAACGACAATCAAATGATTGGCATCGTGAAACTCgtagattattaaaatttacagctaaaatattaaattctggAACTGATGATTTTCGTCCTAATGTACCAAAAAAGCTCTGGGAATGGCACATGTGTCAtat GCATTATCATTCAATGGAAGTATTTGCAACTTTTGATATAATTGATTCGACTGGTAAGAGAGTTGCTGAGGGTCATAAAGCATCATTTTGTCTTGAAGATAATCAGTGTATGCCGGGAACAATACCAAg ATATAAATGTGCAAATTATGGTGATCAAGGAATAAGAGTTAATTGCAGTGATATTTATCGATACAATATTGATTGTCAATGGGTTGATATATCTGAGCTTTTGCCAGGCCAATATACCttcaaa gtTGCTGTTAATCCAGAATTTAAAGTTGGTGAAatgtcatttgaaaataatgcaGCTGATTGTAAATTACTTTATACTGAATCATTCGCAATTGTTCACAGTTGTAAACTTGGTAgaccttga
- the LOC122860996 gene encoding Y+L amino acid transporter 2 isoform X2: MSRKGSINRSIKNGETNPYDAVTTIDNGIDVDDGGDEIKLEAKMSLMNGVTVIVGSIIGSGIFVSPTGVLMHTGSVNVALMVWTASGIFSMVGAYCYAELGCMIKKSGADYAYIMETFGPFAAFIRLWVECMIVRPCSQAIVALTFSIYVLKPFFPDCTPPGDAARLLAAACICTLAFVNCWDVKWATRVQDIFTYAKLLALFVIIAAGAYQLYRGHTEHFTFEGTKTEVTSIALSFYSGLFAYNGWNYLNFIIEELKDPVKNLPKAIGISCALVTIVYVLTNVAFYTTLSIRDVLSSEAVAVTFANHLFGIMAWTIPVFVALSTFGAVNGILLTSSRLFYAGACQGQMPEILTMIQVTRLTPAPAVMCMALLSMIYLTSSDINALINYVGFATWLSIGVSVLCVPWLRYAQPNLPRPIKVNLAFPIFYIIATLFVTLVPMYASPVETAYGLLMIFSAVPVYLVFIAWKNKPRCFLNAVGLTTRFLQKLMVVVGKPKPAQV, encoded by the exons ATGTCGAGAAAAGGAAGTATAAATAGAAGTATAAAAAATGGAGAAACAAATCCATATGATGCTGTGACAACAATTGATAATGgaattgatgttgatgatggaggtgatgaaataaaattagaagCTAAAATGTCATTAATGAATGGTGTAACAGTGATTGTTGGTTCAATAATTGGTTCTGGTATATTTGTAAGTCCAACTGGTGTATTAATGCACACAGGAAGTGTCAATGTTGCTCTAATGGTCTGGACAGCATCCGGAATATTTTCcatg GTTGGTGCTTATTGTTATGCTGAACTTGGttgtatgattaaaaaatcagGAGCTGATTATGCATATATTATGGAAACATTTGGACCATTTGCTGCATTTATTAGATTATGGGTAGAGTGTATGATTGTTAGACCATGCAGTCAAGCAATTGTTGCATTAACATTTAGTATTTATGTTCTTAAACCATTTTTTCCTGATTGTACACCACCTGGTGATGCTGCAAGACTTCTTGCTGCTGCTTGTATTT gtACACTTGCATTTGTTAATTGTTGGGATGTTAAATGGGCAACAAGAGTACAAGATATATTTACATACGCAAAACTTCTTGCTTTATTTGTCATAATTGCAGCTGGAGCATATCAATTATATCGag gacACACGGAACATTTTACTTTTGAAGGAACAAAAACTGAAGTAACATCAATAGCATTGAGCTTTTATTCTGGTCTATTTGCTTATAACGGTTggaattatttgaattttattattgaagaaCTCAAAGATCCAGTAAA aaatttaccAAAGGCAATTGGAATTTCCTGTGCTCTTGTTACGATTGTCTATGTTTTAACAAATGTCGCATTTTACACGACCCTGAGTATTCGAGATGTATTATCAAGTGAAGCTGTTGCAGTT ACATTTGCCAATCATTTGTTTGGCATAATGGCATGGACAATACCAGTATTTGTTGCACTTTCAACATTTGGAGCAGTCAATGGaattttattaacatcttCAAGATTATTTTATGCTGGTGCTTGTCAAGGTCAAATGCCAgaaattttaacaatgataCAAGTTACACGATTAACACCAGCACCAGCAGTTATGTGCATG gCATTGTTgtcaatgatttatttgacatCTTCAGACATCAATGCACTTATAAATTACGTTGGATTTGCCACCTGG ttgagTATTGGAGTATCAGTTTTGTGTGTACCTTGGTTACGATATGCACAACCAAATTTACCACGTCCTATCAAAGTTAATCTTGCTTTTccgatattttatattattgcaaCACTTTTTGTAACACTTGTGCCGATGTATGCAAGTCCAGTTGAGACTGCATATGGTCTTCTTATGATATTTTCAGCTGTTCCAGTATATCTTGTGTTTATTGCGTGGAAAAATAAACCTAGATGCTTCCTCAATGCTGTTG gttTAACAACGAGATTTCTACAAAAATTAATGGTTGTTGTTGGAAAACCGAAACCCGCTCAGGTGTAA